CATCATACACTCACCTTTTTGCATTCCAATAAAAATAGGCAGGGAGTCCCAGAAGAATCAAGCCAGCGCCGATGGCCGCATCCCGGGGCGCTTCCAGGATTGTATTGGCTGTCAGCCAGAGAGCGAAGATTATGAAGATGACAGGCACCCACGGGTATCCCCAGACACGGTACGGCCGCGCCAAGTCAGGGCGCTTCTTCCTTAGAATAATCACCGCGCCGGCGGACATACCGTAGAAAATCCAGGAAGCGAAAATCATATAGGTGATGAGCTGGTCATACGATCCCGTAAAGGTGAGAATGGCGGCCCAGGCTCCCTGAAGAATCAGGGCGTTAGCCGGCGTCTTGAACTTGGAGTGGATCGCCGCTGCAGCACGGACGAATCGTTTTTCGCGGGCCATAGCGTAGGTGACCCGGGCGCTGGTCAGAATGTTGGCGTTGTTGGCGCCGAGCGTCGAAATGAGGATTGCCATAGCTATCAGAGACGCCCCTGCGGGGCCGAGGAAGACTTTAGCAGCGTCTGATGCTACAAGTGTTGAGGAGGCCATCTTCTCCGTCGATAAGGCATAGATAAAAACAAAATTGGCGAGGCCGTAAATGGCAATAATGACAACCATGGACAGCAGTGAAGCGAGGGGAATATTGCGGCCGGGGTTCTTAATCTCACCGGCAACATAACTGATTTCAATCCATGCGTCGTATGTCCAGAGGATAGCAACCATGGCCAGTCCGATAGAACCGAGAGAAGGGGTGAATTCAGCTGTCCCAGAAAGGTGGCGCATATCGCCACCCGGCAGTACCAGCCCGAGAATAATGATGCCGCCGAAGATGCCTACTTTGATAAATGTCAGAATGTTCTGTGTCCAGATACCCGTTCTGACGCCGATAACGTTGATGGATGTAAGCAGGACAACGGATACTATTGCTACAACTTGAACGCCGATTGAGGTGAGCGGAGCGAAGTAGCTTAAGTATTCAGCGAAGGCGACGCCGATGGCGGCAATAGAAGCGGTGTTGATGACGCTGAGTGCCGACCAGCCGTAGAGGAATCCCCAGACGGGTCCGTAGGCTTCCGTCAGGTAGACGTACTGTCCGCCCGAGCGGGGCAGGGCTGCGCCCAGTTCAGCTACAGAGAGAGCACCGAAGAGGGAGATAATACCGCCGCCGATCCAGAGCATTAGTGTGAGTGATGGTGACTGAATGTGAAGGGCGATGGTGGCTGGTACAAGGAAGATACCCGAGGCGAGGATAGCACCAACACTGATCATGGTAGTATCGAGTAGACCGATGACGCGTTTCATTTCGGCTGGCGGAGAGTCGTGTTCCATGAGGAAGGAAGTTTAGAGAATTATCTAACAGTACGCCAGAGGAAGTGCGCCGCCAAGGATATGAATCTTTTAAGACTATCGGTAGAGAAGAGGTTGGATCAGCTTTGAGGCAGATGAAACGGTCAGCAGTCAATAATAGCAAAAACAGGATGAGGCTTGAGTTTGTCTGAACCCTTGAGTTCAGCCAGGTTGATGAGGAATGCAAACCCGGTGATATCTCCTTGACACTTTGTCACCAGTTCTCCTACCGCTTGAGCCGTCCCACCTGTAGCAATCAAATCATCTATGATGAGAACTTTGTCGCCTTCTTTGATAGCGTCTTTGTGAATCTCAACAGAGTCCGTTCCATACTCAAGTTTGTATTCTGCCGACACTGTTTCAGCCGGGAGTTTGCCCGGTTTTCTCGCAATAGCGAAAGGGCAACCCAGTCTCAGAGCCAAAGGAGCACCAAATATGAATCCTCTGCTTTCAATGCCAACAATC
This genomic window from Candidatus Neomarinimicrobiota bacterium contains:
- a CDS encoding adenine phosphoribosyltransferase, with protein sequence MNKDKIKNAIRNIPDFPKPGIQFKDITTLLLDHDAFSESIEIFCDEFETSEIDLIVGIESRGFIFGAPLALRLGCPFAIARKPGKLPAETVSAEYKLEYGTDSVEIHKDAIKEGDKVLIIDDLIATGGTAQAVGELVTKCQGDITGFAFLINLAELKGSDKLKPHPVFAIIDC
- a CDS encoding amino acid permease, coding for MKRVIGLLDTTMISVGAILASGIFLVPATIALHIQSPSLTLMLWIGGGIISLFGALSVAELGAALPRSGGQYVYLTEAYGPVWGFLYGWSALSVINTASIAAIGVAFAEYLSYFAPLTSIGVQVVAIVSVVLLTSINVIGVRTGIWTQNILTFIKVGIFGGIIILGLVLPGGDMRHLSGTAEFTPSLGSIGLAMVAILWTYDAWIEISYVAGEIKNPGRNIPLASLLSMVVIIAIYGLANFVFIYALSTEKMASSTLVASDAAKVFLGPAGASLIAMAILISTLGANNANILTSARVTYAMAREKRFVRAAAAIHSKFKTPANALILQGAWAAILTFTGSYDQLITYMIFASWIFYGMSAGAVIILRKKRPDLARPYRVWGYPWVPVIFIIFALWLTANTILEAPRDAAIGAGLILLGLPAYFYWNAKR